A section of the Acropora muricata isolate sample 2 chromosome 4, ASM3666990v1, whole genome shotgun sequence genome encodes:
- the LOC136915572 gene encoding endoribonuclease ZC3H12A-like translates to MEEFVIKEDKTTILKANTERVHTLFGVKVTFTPNSHGTNQWVRITGSTKEQREKAKTYVASLCSNEPKRRVDCCIPPRMFEDLKNGSGRREIEEHSGAVLSFSESQAYLQGDDLAIGLALSKIEEKIRAFGEQKKQQEASVQDAGDGDDGDEEHDAINIGAVSTCDTAKDISPNMREFARKLLYSDKQIDAVVRTFGTDININKLLIELVKYSASTNQTSPSTEVTSMRPIARGPPARNLVSRGRPSGLAPKHDLHDMADQLVKPLPAPDNLRPIVIDGSNVAMHHGNQKIFSCRGIMLCVEFFLKRGHTDITVFVPMWRSEEPFPESQISDQKILSDLARQNILKFTPSRRSGNRNIVCYDDNFIVGLADKNEGIVVSNDNFNDLHEKNPKWRETIEQRTLGYVFRGDLFMPAEDPLGRYGPCLDDFLRRGSATHPKICPYLKNCTFGNRCRFYHPERDTQRQREKSPIGTLVDGSECSSTGPGRARTMTSSNQLTWNPQSITVGDPRVSPQSNVLQQRVHPPPNEVPLSDLVGDPRVSFPPTFQQEIAVRGRSQFGPIGPSYDIGVHQLSSEQYYPGNQHSGRVYSDYSRPPYPEAVYCPDRRFPAPLPPTQWSPYGQHPFPSPRSEVYPAGTGHCSYVGAYFEPAHVSYDNFQGQAPRDHVDCGVNSQDSRGSQVKIDPALVDKFVNIFKLDKETITRVLQDHPNECADGDVNKLADLFCK, encoded by the coding sequence ATGGAAGAATTTGTCATCAAAGAAGACAAAACTACGATTTTGAAAGCGAATACCGAAAGAGTGCATACTTTGTTTGGAGTCAAAGTTACGTTCACTCCTAATTCACACGGCACAAATCAGTGGGTTCGTATCACAGGCTCTACTAAGGAACAGCGTGAAAAAGCAAAGACTTATGTGGCTTCGCTTTGTAGCAACGAACCAAAGCGCCGCGTCGATTGTTGTATACCGCCGAGGATGTTCGAAGACCTGAAAAACGGCAGTGGGCGCAGGGAAATCGAAGAACATTCTGGCGCCGTGTTGTCGTTTAGTGAATCGCAAGCTTACTTGCAGGGTGACGATTTAGCAATTGGTTTGGCACTCTCAAAAATCGAGGAGAAGATCCGTGCTTTCGGCGAACAGAAGAAACAACAGGAGGCCTCAGTGCAAGACGCAGGAGATGGTGACGATGGTGACGAGGAACACGATGCGATAAACATTGGCGCTGTTTCGACTTGTGACACCGCGAAAGACATCTCGCCTAACATGAGAGAATTTGCCCGCAAACTTCTGTACAGTGACAAACAAATTGACGCAGTCGTAAGAACCTTTGGAACGGACATCAACATCAATAAGCTTCTTATAGAACTTGTGAAGTATTCTGCATCGACAAATCAGACCAGTCCTTCTACCGAAGTCACAAGCATGCGTCCTATCGCACGCGGTCCTCCCGCTCGAAACCTTGTCAGTAGAGGTCGACCATCGGGGCTGGCTCCAAAACATGATTTACACGATATGGCTGACCAGCTTGTGAAGCCGCTTCCTGCTCCTGATAATTTGCGACCCATTGTGATCGATGGCAGTAACGTGGCCATGCATCATGGTAATCAGAAGATATTTTCCTGTCGTGGAATAATGCTCTGTGTTGAGTTCTTCTTGAAAAGAGGACATACAGACATTACTGTCTTCGTTCCCATGTGGAGAAGTGAGGAACCTTTTCCAGAAAGCCAAATTTCGGATCAGAAAATCCTTAGCGATCTAGCCAGACAAAACATTCTCAAATTCACACCGTCTCGGCGGAGTGGAAATCGCAACATTGTGTGCTACGATGACAATTTCATAGTCGGATTAGCCGATAAGAACGAAGGGATCGTTGTATCCAATGACAATTTTAATGatttgcacgagaaaaatccgAAATGGAGAGAAACTATCGAACAGCGGACCCTGGGCTACGTCTTTCGTGGAGATCTGTTCATGCCAGCAGAGGACCCCCTTGGGCGTTATGGACCCTGTTTAGATGACTTTCTTAGAAGGGGCTCTGCAACACATCCCAAAATATGCCCTTACTTAAAGAATTGCACCTTTGGTAATCGATGCAGATTCTATCACCCAGAGCGAGACACTCAAAGGCAACGTGAGAAATCCCCAATAGGGACCTTGGTTGATGGTTCCGAGTGCTCGTCCACTGGACCTGGTAGAGCTCGTACAATGACGTCCTCGAACCAGTTAACTTGGAACCCGCAAAGCATCACTGTAGGGGACCCTCGAGTCTCCCCTCAAAGCAACGTTCTGCAACAGCGTGTCCATCCTCCTCCTAATGAGGTTCCTCTCAGCGATCTCGTAGGAGATCCCCGGGTGTCCTTCCCGCCAACTTTCCAACAGGAAATTGCTGTCCGTGGAAGAAGCCAGTTTGGCCCAATCGGTCCTTCATATGATATTGGTGTTCATCAATTAAGCAGCGAACAGTACTATCCAGGAAATCAGCATAGTGGACGTGTTTACAGCGACTATTCTCGCCCGCCATACCCGGAAGCCGTCTACTGTCCAGATCGCCGGTTTCCTGCTCCACTTCCACCCACGCAGTGGTCTCCATACGGTCAACATCCTTTCCCTTCACCGCGCAGCGAGGTATATCCCGCGGGTACCGGACATTGTAGTTACGTAGGAGCTTACTTTGAACCCGCTCACGTTTCCTACGATAATTTCCAAGGCCAGGCACCACGAGATCACGTGGACTGTGGTGTCAACTCGCAGGATAGTCGTGGAAGTCAAGTAAAAATTGACCCCGCTTTAGTCGATAAGTTCGTAAACATTTTTAAGCTTGACAAAGAGACAATCACTCGCGTTCTTCAGGATCACCCGAACGAATGCGCGGACGGGGATGTGAATAAACTAGCAGATCTCTTTTGTAAATAG